AGAAACTCAAGCGAAACTTGGTGAAATATGAATGTGCCTTGGCAGTAATCATGACAGAACTTTCCAATCTCAATGCTTATTACAATGCTTATGAACCTGTTAACCCGATAGAACATATCAAGCAAAGAATTAAATCGCCAGAAAGTATTGCAGGTAAGTTGAAGAAAAAAGCCTTACCTGTAACGGCAGAAGCGGCTGAAAAAAATCTTTCGGATATAGCTGGTGTAAGGATTATATGTGCTTATGCTAAAAATATCTATGAAATCGTAGAAATCATTAAAAATCAAGAAGCTTTCCATGTGATCAGTGAAAAAGATTATCTTAATCACC
This window of the Lactococcus garvieae subsp. garvieae genome carries:
- a CDS encoding GTP pyrophosphokinase gives rise to the protein MNKEIKTTRFEVEEFEKLKRNLVKYECALAVIMTELSNLNAYYNAYEPVNPIEHIKQRIKSPESIAGKLKKKALPVTAEAAEKNLSDIAGVRIICAYAKNIYEIVEIIKNQEAFHVISEKDYLNHPKPSGYRSYHMILEVNLGPLFNNEARRVEIQLRTSAMDFWATLEHKVRYKYGGEMPDHLSNELQVCAEQIHALDNRMYLIHELVDMINEEEI